A DNA window from Bradyrhizobium barranii subsp. barranii contains the following coding sequences:
- a CDS encoding DUF2927 domain-containing protein, protein MSALAPPSSGFRIALLALATFAFAPDTATIAVAGELPAIASRQRAEKKSFTDGEIVEGFLKTAFGAEYHLAGRVDRIRKFDGPVRVYAESERADRKTQLAKVVADIGRRVQHLDIAMIDTSEAANVRVKLVRDRDLFRTISSFYGAEKAREIRTSLDPQCLSGFRKNDNFEIEHSDVILTVDNGDFTFLDCAYEELLQSLGPINDTASVPWTMFNDNVSMGYFDVYDQYILNLLYDPRIKPGMTVQEVRAVLPQVLADVRAWVKRVNDLKE, encoded by the coding sequence ATGAGCGCATTGGCCCCGCCTTCGTCAGGCTTTCGCATCGCCCTGCTGGCGCTCGCCACTTTCGCGTTCGCCCCTGACACCGCTACCATCGCCGTCGCGGGCGAATTGCCCGCGATCGCCTCGCGCCAGCGCGCCGAGAAGAAGAGCTTCACCGACGGCGAGATCGTCGAAGGCTTTCTGAAGACGGCGTTCGGCGCCGAATACCACCTCGCCGGCCGCGTCGACCGCATCCGGAAATTCGACGGGCCGGTGCGCGTCTACGCCGAGAGCGAGCGCGCCGACCGCAAGACGCAGCTCGCCAAGGTCGTGGCCGACATCGGCAGGCGCGTACAGCATCTCGACATCGCCATGATCGACACCAGCGAAGCCGCGAACGTGCGGGTGAAGCTGGTTCGCGACCGCGACCTGTTTCGGACGATTTCCAGCTTCTACGGCGCGGAGAAGGCGCGCGAGATCCGCACCTCGCTCGATCCGCAATGCCTGTCCGGCTTCCGCAAGAACGACAATTTCGAGATCGAGCATTCCGACGTGATCCTCACCGTCGACAACGGCGATTTCACCTTCCTCGACTGCGCCTATGAGGAACTGCTGCAATCGCTCGGCCCGATCAACGACACCGCGAGCGTGCCGTGGACCATGTTCAACGACAATGTGTCGATGGGCTATTTCGACGTCTACGACCAGTACATCCTCAACCTGCTCTACGATCCCCGCATCAAGCCCGGCATGACCGTGCAGGAGGTCAGGGCGGTGCTGCCCCAGGTGCTCGCCGATGTCAGGGCGTGGGTGAAGCGGGTGAATGATCTGAAGGAGTGA
- a CDS encoding L,D-transpeptidase gives MIRFFAAPIAAIALLSATAGGAFAEGFDSREIMGFGPSFFRGGSSPIPRTTIMYNGNYAPGTIVVNTSERRLYLVLQNGQALRYGIGVGRDGFRWGGVHRITAKKEWPDWTPPSQMLARRPDLPRHMKGGIENPLGARAMYLGSTLYRIHGSNEPETIGQAVSSGCFRMTNEDVSDLYSRVSVGTKVVVLNN, from the coding sequence ATGATCCGATTTTTTGCCGCGCCGATTGCCGCCATCGCACTGCTGTCGGCCACCGCCGGCGGCGCATTCGCCGAGGGGTTCGACTCGCGCGAGATCATGGGCTTCGGCCCGAGCTTCTTCCGCGGCGGCTCTAGCCCGATCCCCCGCACCACCATCATGTACAACGGCAATTACGCCCCCGGCACGATCGTGGTGAACACGAGCGAGCGCCGCCTGTATCTGGTGCTCCAGAACGGCCAGGCGCTGCGCTACGGCATCGGCGTCGGCCGCGACGGCTTCCGCTGGGGCGGAGTGCACAGGATCACCGCCAAGAAGGAATGGCCGGACTGGACGCCGCCGTCGCAGATGCTGGCCCGCCGGCCCGACCTGCCGCGCCACATGAAGGGCGGCATCGAGAATCCGCTCGGCGCGCGCGCGATGTATCTGGGCTCGACGCTCTACCGCATCCACGGCTCCAACGAGCCGGAGACGATCGGCCAGGCCGTGTCCTCGGGCTGCTTCCGCATGACCAACGAGGACGTCAGCGATCTCTACAGCCGCGTCTCGGTCGGCACCAAGGTGGTCGTGCTCAACAACTAG
- a CDS encoding acetolactate synthase large subunit, translated as MNGAESLVRTMVKGGVDVCFTNPGTSEMHFVAALDRVPGMRCVLGLFEGVVTGAADGYFRMKGTPASTLLHLGPGLANGLANLHNAKKANSGIVNIVGQHAVYHIDYNAPLTSDIEGLARPMSSWVRTSPDSKSVAADGAAAIAAAKSAPPQIATLILPADTAWNEADGIAEVPAEQQRASYSPQAVERAAKILHGDGEGTLLLMTGSALSEQGLALAERIAGKTGCTVMGPTFRPKMARGRGRYSIDRIHYVIENALPMLAKFRHIVLVESDDPVAFFAYPNKPSMLKPEGCEVHRMTSWGENSVAALEALAGAVKASAKDVKPQALAELVKPTGALTFASIAQAIACAIPENAIMVDESLTTGRGFFPPTAAAAPHDWLQNMGGSIGFSTPLSIGAAIACPDRKVITMVGDGSAMYTIQSLWTQARENLNIVTIVFANRIYQILRGEFDNVGAGEPGQRANDMLRLDRPTLDFVALAKGMGVPGRAVTNAEEFNKALAEAVAEPGPRLIEVQM; from the coding sequence ATGAACGGTGCGGAAAGCCTGGTGCGGACGATGGTCAAGGGTGGGGTGGATGTCTGCTTCACCAACCCAGGCACCTCCGAGATGCATTTTGTCGCGGCGCTCGATCGCGTACCGGGCATGCGCTGCGTGCTCGGCCTGTTCGAAGGCGTGGTGACGGGGGCCGCCGACGGCTATTTCCGCATGAAGGGCACGCCGGCTTCGACGCTGCTCCATCTCGGCCCCGGCCTGGCCAATGGCCTGGCCAATCTGCACAACGCCAAGAAGGCGAATTCCGGCATCGTCAACATCGTCGGCCAGCATGCGGTCTACCACATCGACTACAACGCGCCGCTGACCTCCGACATCGAGGGCCTGGCCCGGCCGATGTCGTCCTGGGTCCGCACCTCGCCGGACTCCAAATCGGTTGCAGCTGACGGCGCCGCGGCGATCGCCGCCGCCAAGAGCGCACCGCCACAGATCGCGACCCTGATCCTGCCCGCCGACACCGCCTGGAACGAGGCCGATGGCATCGCCGAGGTACCGGCCGAGCAGCAGCGCGCCAGCTATTCGCCGCAGGCGGTCGAGCGGGCCGCGAAGATCCTGCACGGCGACGGCGAGGGTACGCTGCTGCTGATGACCGGCAGCGCGCTGAGCGAACAGGGCTTGGCGCTGGCCGAGCGTATCGCCGGCAAAACCGGCTGCACGGTGATGGGCCCGACCTTCCGTCCCAAGATGGCGCGCGGCCGCGGCCGCTATTCGATCGACCGCATTCATTACGTGATCGAGAACGCGCTGCCGATGCTGGCGAAGTTCCGGCACATCGTGCTGGTCGAGTCCGATGATCCGGTGGCGTTCTTCGCCTATCCGAACAAGCCGAGCATGCTCAAGCCCGAGGGCTGCGAGGTGCATCGCATGACCTCCTGGGGCGAGAATTCGGTCGCGGCGCTCGAAGCACTGGCCGGCGCGGTGAAGGCGAGCGCGAAGGACGTCAAGCCGCAGGCCTTGGCTGAGCTGGTGAAGCCGACCGGCGCGCTGACCTTCGCCTCGATCGCGCAGGCGATCGCATGCGCCATCCCCGAGAACGCGATCATGGTCGACGAATCCCTGACCACCGGCCGCGGCTTCTTCCCGCCGACGGCGGCGGCCGCTCCGCACGACTGGCTCCAGAACATGGGCGGCTCGATCGGCTTCTCCACGCCGCTGTCGATCGGCGCGGCGATCGCCTGTCCGGACCGCAAGGTGATCACCATGGTCGGCGACGGCAGCGCGATGTACACGATCCAGTCGCTCTGGACGCAGGCCCGTGAGAACCTCAACATCGTCACCATCGTGTTCGCCAACCGCATCTACCAGATCCTGCGCGGCGAGTTCGACAATGTCGGCGCCGGCGAGCCCGGCCAGCGCGCCAACGACATGCTGCGGCTCGACCGTCCGACGCTGGACTTCGTCGCGCTGGCGAAGGGCATGGGCGTCCCCGGCCGCGCCGTCACCAATGCCGAAGAGTTCAACAAGGCTCTGGCCGAAGCCGTCGCCGAGCCCGGGCCGCGGCTGATCGAAGTCCAGATGTAG
- a CDS encoding M48 family metallopeptidase, producing MSELSTEVPAQSAKPTIFFDGVSSRRREVSLALGDALDIVEDGGAPVRWTYADIRRADSPAGILRLASTSAPPLARLEIRDAALAADVTARCMRLDEHQTSRRGVAKIVSWSVAAAVSIVCVVLFGVPLAADRLAPLVPKPIERRIGDASEVQVKTIFGRKACEDPAGKAAFTKLVNRLRDAAGLDDDSMTAGVLPTSVPNAFALPGGKVYVLRGLVDKAENPDELAGILAHELGHLKHYDNMRGLIYNGGTSFLIGLLFGDVTGSSAVIFASRSVVEASYSREAETAADTFAIEIMHKLGRSPKPAAELMFRITGKEGGSGLTTILASHPLTEDRLVRMTKVDRPASGPPLLTDKEWQSLKLICGSGKI from the coding sequence GTGAGTGAGTTGTCCACCGAGGTTCCGGCGCAGTCTGCCAAGCCGACGATCTTCTTCGACGGCGTGTCGAGCCGCAGGCGGGAGGTGTCGCTGGCGCTCGGTGACGCGCTCGACATCGTCGAGGACGGCGGAGCGCCGGTTCGCTGGACCTATGCCGACATTCGCCGCGCCGACAGTCCGGCCGGGATATTGCGCTTGGCCTCGACATCCGCGCCGCCGCTGGCGCGGCTTGAAATTCGCGACGCCGCGCTCGCCGCCGATGTGACCGCCCGCTGCATGCGTCTCGACGAGCACCAGACGTCGCGCCGCGGTGTCGCAAAAATCGTCAGCTGGTCGGTGGCCGCCGCCGTCTCCATCGTTTGCGTCGTACTGTTCGGTGTGCCGCTCGCTGCCGACCGGCTCGCGCCGCTGGTGCCCAAGCCGATCGAACGGCGCATCGGCGACGCCTCCGAAGTCCAGGTGAAAACCATCTTCGGCCGCAAAGCATGCGAAGACCCCGCGGGCAAGGCCGCGTTCACAAAACTGGTCAATCGTCTGCGCGATGCCGCCGGCCTCGACGACGATTCCATGACGGCCGGTGTGCTGCCGACCTCGGTGCCGAATGCATTCGCGCTGCCCGGCGGCAAGGTGTACGTGCTGAGGGGCCTAGTCGACAAGGCCGAAAACCCCGACGAGCTCGCCGGCATCCTTGCCCATGAGCTCGGCCATCTCAAGCATTACGACAACATGCGCGGGCTGATCTACAACGGCGGCACCTCGTTCCTGATCGGCCTGTTGTTCGGCGACGTCACCGGCTCGAGCGCCGTGATCTTCGCCTCGCGCAGCGTGGTCGAAGCCTCCTATTCGCGCGAGGCCGAGACCGCTGCCGATACGTTCGCGATCGAGATCATGCACAAGCTCGGCCGCTCGCCGAAACCCGCGGCCGAATTGATGTTCCGCATCACCGGCAAGGAAGGCGGCTCCGGCCTCACCACGATCCTGGCGAGCCACCCGCTCACCGAAGACCGCCTCGTGCGCATGACGAAGGTAGATCGTCCCGCCAGCGGCCCCCCTCTGCTGACGGACAAGGAATGGCAGTCGCTCAAGCTGATTTGCGGCAGCGGGAAGATCTAG
- a CDS encoding GTP cyclohydrolase II — MSRANRTDHIRLTSHPEPGKKAAFPIHWDAADARARGPIIGTVSRAGDRNVIGSHGGSYAMYRALAVSAGALDPIRRPDLTNTFPAATIGPFEQWRDPDKIVALDPWGHLVAENFGKDIAEGVDIRPSIAVTRARLDLPEIREALAAKRLRADGEVVHANGSVSVVKIAIDPVWYLPGLATRFGTGETELRRTLFEQTAGMFPELVTRPDMKVFLPPIGGTTVYMFGDVTKLPDHRTKITCRVHDECNGSDVFGSDICTCRPYLIHGIEESARGAQEGGLGLVIYNRKEGRALGEVTKFLVYNARKRQEDGDAAAAYFERTECVAGVQDARFQQLMPDTIHWLGLKRIDRFLSMSDMKHDALTSQGIDIVERVPIPPELIPADAYVEIAAKKAAGYYSTDIAPEKDVNGVVGRSLEKY, encoded by the coding sequence ATGAGCCGCGCGAACCGTACCGATCACATCCGCCTTACCTCCCATCCGGAGCCGGGCAAAAAGGCCGCGTTTCCAATTCACTGGGACGCAGCCGACGCGCGCGCCCGGGGGCCGATCATCGGCACGGTATCGCGCGCTGGGGATCGCAACGTGATCGGCAGCCATGGCGGCTCCTACGCGATGTACCGGGCTCTCGCGGTGTCCGCAGGCGCGCTCGATCCGATCCGCCGGCCCGACCTCACCAACACTTTTCCGGCCGCGACCATCGGGCCGTTCGAGCAATGGCGCGATCCCGACAAGATCGTCGCGCTCGATCCCTGGGGGCATCTCGTCGCGGAGAATTTCGGCAAGGACATCGCCGAGGGCGTCGACATCCGCCCGAGTATCGCGGTGACGCGAGCGCGGCTCGACCTGCCAGAGATCCGTGAAGCGCTGGCCGCAAAACGGCTGCGCGCCGACGGCGAGGTCGTGCATGCCAATGGCAGCGTGTCGGTGGTGAAGATCGCGATCGATCCGGTCTGGTACCTGCCGGGCCTCGCGACGCGCTTCGGCACCGGCGAGACCGAGCTGCGGCGCACGCTGTTCGAGCAGACCGCCGGCATGTTCCCCGAGTTGGTCACCCGACCGGACATGAAGGTGTTTCTGCCGCCGATCGGCGGCACCACCGTCTACATGTTCGGCGATGTGACAAAACTGCCGGACCACCGCACCAAGATCACTTGCCGCGTGCATGACGAGTGCAACGGCTCCGACGTGTTCGGCTCCGACATCTGCACCTGCCGGCCCTATCTCATTCACGGCATCGAGGAATCCGCGCGCGGCGCGCAGGAAGGCGGGCTCGGGCTCGTCATCTACAACCGCAAGGAAGGCCGCGCGCTCGGCGAGGTCACCAAATTCCTGGTCTACAATGCGCGCAAGCGCCAGGAGGACGGCGACGCGGCGGCCGCCTATTTCGAGCGCACCGAATGCGTCGCCGGCGTCCAGGACGCGCGCTTCCAGCAATTGATGCCGGATACCATTCACTGGCTCGGCCTGAAGCGCATCGACCGCTTCCTGTCGATGAGCGACATGAAGCATGACGCGCTGACCTCGCAGGGCATCGACATCGTCGAGCGCGTGCCGATCCCGCCGGAGCTGATCCCGGCCGACGCCTATGTCGAGATCGCCGCGAAAAAGGCTGCCGGCTATTACTCGACCGACATCGCGCCGGAGAAGGACGTGAACGGCGTGGTCGGGCGCTCGCTGGAAAAGTACTGA
- a CDS encoding YjgN family protein produces the protein MNDMQWAPIGSEPLPPPLPPTRVDFTGNRSEFRKMVTKGAMLELVTFGFYRFWLVTDIRRHLWTNTAVDGDAAEYTGRAKELLVGFLFALAILVPIYLAYFLIGIEFERWQGFASTPLFISFYAFGQFASFRARRYRLTRTVWRGVRFWMDGSGWAYSFRAMAWGLLVFLTLGLALPWREASLERYKMRHTHYGDLSGDFEGDGWTFFKRGWWLWLLSPIAIVIFPLAPFFYAEFKAREWRWWLDGIRIGGVSLSSELPHNAFYGLYWKVIGWGMLLSTIFAAYVGGGALLVVQLSGVPADQVFGPGNAGKSIPMLVMMVIGYFAVALAINIVMRVYLQRDLWAKVLETVEVHNIGAAADVRGSGELASALGEGFADGLDVAGF, from the coding sequence GTGAACGACATGCAATGGGCCCCCATCGGCTCCGAACCCTTACCCCCGCCGCTGCCGCCCACGCGGGTCGACTTCACCGGCAACCGCTCCGAGTTCCGCAAAATGGTCACCAAGGGTGCCATGCTTGAGCTCGTCACCTTCGGCTTCTACCGGTTCTGGCTGGTCACCGACATCCGCCGTCATTTGTGGACGAACACCGCGGTCGACGGCGATGCGGCCGAATACACCGGCCGGGCCAAGGAGCTGCTGGTCGGCTTCCTGTTCGCGCTCGCGATCCTGGTGCCGATCTACCTCGCTTATTTTCTCATCGGCATCGAGTTCGAGCGCTGGCAGGGCTTTGCCTCGACGCCGCTGTTCATCAGCTTCTATGCCTTCGGCCAGTTCGCGAGTTTTCGCGCGCGGCGCTATCGCCTGACGCGCACGGTCTGGCGCGGCGTCCGGTTCTGGATGGACGGCTCGGGCTGGGCCTATTCGTTCCGCGCCATGGCGTGGGGCCTGCTGGTGTTCCTCACCCTCGGCCTGGCGCTGCCCTGGCGCGAGGCGTCGCTCGAACGCTACAAGATGCGGCACACCCATTACGGCGATCTCTCCGGCGACTTCGAAGGCGACGGCTGGACCTTCTTCAAGCGCGGCTGGTGGCTGTGGCTCTTGAGCCCGATCGCAATCGTGATCTTCCCGCTCGCCCCGTTCTTCTATGCCGAGTTCAAGGCGCGTGAATGGCGCTGGTGGCTCGACGGCATCCGCATCGGCGGTGTCAGTCTGTCCTCGGAGTTGCCGCACAACGCGTTCTACGGCCTGTACTGGAAAGTGATCGGCTGGGGGATGCTGCTTTCGACCATTTTCGCCGCCTATGTGGGCGGCGGTGCCTTGCTCGTCGTCCAGCTGAGCGGCGTTCCGGCTGATCAGGTGTTCGGCCCCGGAAATGCGGGCAAGAGCATCCCGATGCTGGTCATGATGGTGATCGGCTATTTCGCCGTGGCCCTTGCGATCAACATCGTCATGCGGGTCTATCTGCAGCGCGATCTCTGGGCCAAGGTGCTGGAAACCGTCGAGGTGCACAACATCGGGGCCGCGGCGGATGTCCGCGGCAGCGGTGAGCTTGCCAGCGCGCTCGGCGAAGGCTTTGCCGATGGGCTCGATGTCGCGGGATTCTGA
- the upp gene encoding uracil phosphoribosyltransferase — MEGVTIVDHPLVQHKLTLVRDKSISTKSFRELIKEIGMLLCYEITRDLPLADTVIETPLATMHSAKIAGKKLVFVPMLRAGTTFVDGMMDLVPTARVAHIGLYREPLSFAAVEYFFKSPSDLSERLAIVVTPVVATANTAVAAIDRLKERGARDIRLACLIAAPEGLERLRGLHPDVPIWTAAVDEGLDENGFILPGLGDAGDRAYGTR, encoded by the coding sequence ATGGAAGGCGTCACGATCGTCGATCATCCGCTGGTGCAGCACAAGCTGACGCTGGTGCGGGACAAGTCCATCTCGACCAAGTCCTTCCGCGAGCTGATCAAGGAGATCGGCATGCTGCTGTGCTACGAGATCACGCGGGATCTGCCGCTCGCCGATACCGTCATCGAGACGCCGCTGGCGACGATGCATTCGGCCAAGATCGCCGGCAAGAAGCTGGTGTTCGTGCCTATGCTGCGGGCCGGCACGACCTTCGTCGACGGCATGATGGATCTGGTGCCGACCGCGCGCGTCGCCCATATCGGCCTCTACCGCGAGCCGCTCAGTTTTGCCGCGGTCGAGTATTTCTTCAAATCGCCGTCCGACCTCAGCGAGCGCCTGGCGATCGTGGTGACCCCGGTGGTTGCCACCGCCAACACGGCCGTCGCCGCAATCGACCGGCTGAAGGAGCGCGGCGCCAGGGACATCCGCCTCGCCTGCCTGATCGCGGCCCCTGAGGGGCTCGAACGGCTGCGTGGACTGCATCCCGACGTTCCGATCTGGACGGCTGCAGTGGACGAAGGTCTCGACGAGAACGGCTTTATCCTGCCGGGCCTCGGCGATGCCGGCGACCGCGCTTACGGGACGCGGTAG
- a CDS encoding URC4/urg3 family protein, producing MAEALEQQARSLLSAGAVRARAGKMLEIGLAGGLRHFTIDLDRMDGVAEAVIAVTRKAYPTLEIPFHARWRHFVLGGVDRWARLANVASWPDRAARARAEFDLAIVSVLLDAGAGATWRYRDAVTGESIGRSEGLAIASLDMFAGGLFSGDARAPFRADADVLAKLPLASLTSAFQVSDANPLLGLDGRTDLLRRLGKLVAERADIFGLHDTPRPGGLFDHIAAQAVGGAVAAPAILSAVLNQLGPIWPSRLELAGIPLGDCWRHPAIGADDGTAGLVPLHKLSQWLSYSLIEPLQRAGFDVTDIDGLTGLAEYRNGGLFVDHEVLRLRDPADAERAHAVDSLLVVEWRALTVALLDRLASSVRSKLGRTPETLPLASILEGGSWAAGRAIAFALRPDGAPPLKVISDGTVF from the coding sequence ATGGCGGAGGCTTTGGAACAACAGGCCCGCTCCCTGCTCAGCGCAGGAGCTGTTCGTGCGCGTGCCGGCAAAATGCTCGAGATCGGCCTTGCCGGCGGGCTCCGGCACTTCACGATCGACCTCGACCGCATGGACGGCGTCGCGGAGGCCGTGATCGCGGTCACGCGCAAGGCCTATCCGACGCTGGAGATTCCCTTCCATGCCCGCTGGCGGCATTTCGTGCTCGGCGGCGTCGATCGCTGGGCGAGGCTTGCCAACGTCGCATCGTGGCCGGATCGCGCGGCACGTGCGCGCGCCGAGTTCGACCTCGCCATTGTCAGCGTGCTGCTCGACGCAGGTGCGGGAGCCACGTGGCGCTATCGCGACGCTGTGACCGGCGAAAGTATCGGCCGATCGGAGGGGCTTGCCATCGCAAGCCTCGACATGTTTGCAGGCGGCCTGTTCTCCGGCGATGCGCGTGCGCCGTTCAGGGCCGATGCAGACGTGCTGGCGAAACTACCGCTCGCCTCCCTCACCTCGGCCTTTCAGGTGAGCGATGCCAATCCGCTGCTCGGTCTCGACGGACGCACTGATCTGCTGCGACGTCTGGGCAAGCTGGTTGCCGAGCGTGCGGACATTTTCGGCCTGCACGATACGCCGCGGCCAGGCGGCTTGTTCGATCACATCGCGGCACAGGCTGTGGGCGGCGCGGTCGCCGCACCCGCCATCCTGTCCGCAGTGCTGAACCAGCTTGGACCGATCTGGCCGTCACGGCTCGAGCTCGCCGGGATTCCGCTCGGCGATTGCTGGCGTCATCCGGCGATCGGGGCGGACGACGGAACGGCAGGCCTCGTACCCCTGCACAAGCTGTCGCAATGGCTGAGCTATTCGCTGATCGAGCCGCTGCAGCGCGCCGGCTTTGACGTCACCGACATCGACGGCCTGACCGGACTTGCCGAATACCGCAATGGCGGCCTGTTCGTCGATCACGAGGTGTTGCGCCTGCGCGATCCCGCCGATGCCGAGCGCGCGCATGCGGTGGATTCCCTGCTCGTCGTGGAGTGGCGCGCGCTCACCGTCGCGCTGCTCGACCGGCTTGCGAGCAGCGTCCGCAGCAAGCTCGGCCGCACGCCCGAGACCTTGCCCCTCGCAAGCATTCTCGAAGGTGGCAGCTGGGCTGCCGGCCGCGCCATCGCCTTCGCGCTCCGGCCCGACGGCGCACCGCCGCTCAAGGTGATCAGCGACGGCACGGTTTTTTAA
- a CDS encoding threonine synthase → MPTASYIDPRNGQLYPLDQPRWCSDERTPLLVTPGPGISRADIDGATRSLWRYRAALPVEIKKLITLGEGCTPLVQQDWGDLRPFFKLEWFNPTGSFKDRGSSVMLSFLRQIGVDAILEDSSGNGGSSMAGLGAAGGMRVKILAPASTSPAKIAQVRAYGATVQLVEGPREESEAEAIRQSSQTFYASHNWQPFFLEGTKSLAYEIWEDLGFRAPDNVIVPVGAGSSLLGCAFGFRELLKAGQIAKLPRLFAAQPLNCSPIDASFKAGVDTPVAREVNKTVAEGTAIKNPLRLREIIGSLRESGGGTVALTEDEIVAALRRLARQGLFAEPTSASAAAALEKLSAAGSIKANETTVAVLTGTGLKAATTVADLVQ, encoded by the coding sequence ATGCCCACCGCCAGCTACATCGACCCCCGCAACGGACAGCTCTATCCGCTGGACCAGCCGCGCTGGTGCTCGGACGAGCGCACGCCGCTGCTGGTGACGCCGGGACCAGGCATATCGCGCGCGGACATCGACGGCGCCACGCGCTCGCTCTGGCGCTACCGGGCGGCGCTGCCGGTCGAGATCAAGAAGCTGATCACGCTTGGCGAAGGCTGCACGCCGCTGGTCCAGCAGGACTGGGGCGATTTGCGTCCGTTCTTCAAGCTCGAATGGTTCAACCCGACCGGCAGCTTCAAGGACAGGGGGTCTTCGGTGATGCTGTCGTTCCTGCGGCAGATCGGCGTCGACGCGATCCTGGAGGATTCTTCGGGCAATGGCGGCTCGTCGATGGCGGGGTTAGGCGCCGCCGGCGGCATGCGCGTGAAGATCCTGGCGCCGGCCTCGACGTCGCCGGCCAAGATCGCGCAGGTGCGCGCCTATGGCGCGACGGTGCAGCTCGTCGAGGGGCCGCGCGAGGAGTCGGAGGCCGAGGCCATCCGGCAGTCGAGCCAGACCTTCTATGCCAGCCACAATTGGCAACCGTTCTTCCTCGAGGGCACCAAGTCGCTCGCCTATGAAATCTGGGAAGACCTCGGTTTTCGTGCGCCCGACAACGTCATCGTTCCCGTTGGCGCCGGCAGCAGCCTGCTCGGTTGCGCCTTCGGCTTCCGCGAGCTGCTGAAGGCCGGGCAGATCGCGAAGCTGCCGCGCCTGTTCGCGGCGCAGCCGCTAAACTGCTCGCCGATCGATGCCAGCTTCAAGGCCGGTGTCGACACGCCGGTCGCCCGCGAGGTGAACAAGACCGTCGCCGAAGGCACCGCCATCAAGAATCCGCTGCGCCTGCGCGAGATCATCGGCAGCTTGCGCGAGAGCGGCGGCGGCACCGTTGCGCTGACCGAGGACGAGATCGTCGCCGCGTTGCGGCGTCTTGCGCGGCAGGGATTGTTTGCCGAACCGACCAGCGCCAGCGCGGCCGCTGCGTTGGAAAAACTCTCCGCGGCGGGATCGATCAAGGCGAACGAGACCACGGTCGCGGTCCTCACCGGCACCGGCCTGAAGGCCGCGACCACCGTCGCCGATCTCGTACAATAG